One part of the Deinococcus psychrotolerans genome encodes these proteins:
- a CDS encoding DUF4062 domain-containing protein — protein MIEAMLSSTVLNMGEERAAMDQLLREFGIFSVVGAAPAFAGVGSASSIAGTREIAKRAGLYILLLGDRYGFVAPGTQLSATEREFDAAVETDPTKVLVYLKTGIDPDPEQVQFIARVRDYQKGYWTVDYQNSTELARHARDDINRWLEQRILLKDNHDIYDQFLFYALSIKPTSDTEMDYKKTKESVLLNYRIFDTEYILDFKRRQIATDFWGCVSQLIASFEAWKRSGYVSS, from the coding sequence GTGATTGAAGCCATGCTGAGTTCAACGGTCTTAAACATGGGGGAGGAAAGAGCCGCCATGGATCAGCTCCTGAGGGAATTCGGCATTTTTAGTGTTGTCGGCGCAGCACCTGCCTTCGCCGGAGTAGGGTCAGCCAGTTCTATTGCTGGTACCCGGGAAATAGCCAAGCGAGCAGGCCTGTACATTTTGCTGCTAGGTGATCGGTATGGATTTGTTGCTCCTGGTACACAATTATCGGCCACTGAGCGCGAGTTCGACGCGGCAGTAGAAACCGATCCAACCAAAGTGCTGGTTTATCTCAAAACGGGTATCGACCCTGATCCAGAGCAAGTCCAATTCATCGCTCGAGTTCGCGATTACCAAAAGGGCTATTGGACAGTGGATTATCAGAATTCCACCGAACTTGCTCGGCACGCGCGTGATGACATAAATAGGTGGTTGGAGCAGCGCATCCTCTTAAAAGATAATCATGATATATATGATCAATTTTTGTTCTACGCACTTAGCATAAAGCCCACATCTGATACGGAAATGGATTACAAAAAGACTAAAGAATCTGTTTTACTCAACTATAGGATTTTTGATACAGAGTACATCTTAGATTTTAAACGTAGGCAGATAGCGACAGATTTCTGGGGCTGCGTCAGTCAACTGATCGCTTCATTCGAGGCTTGGAAACGGAGTGGGTATGTCTCTTCATAA
- a CDS encoding ImmA/IrrE family metallo-endopeptidase has translation MIEQLKLDFSSREVSSRVNPLALFAKLNGATSPERAMKDLCRRARLYCHMHEPPFGLMNVTRMLKVEVERSKHLPAKIRGRLERRATGYVIVVNEYLSWRRLRSTVAHELGHVLLYRSLSRHPEAISALREPEQWAHVEALCDLAAAELLMPLDDLWGFAFPDILSVYNSELHMSLYDRYLVSYTALFKRHLDLGVDLVLLWRAIPSTMLTWRISSAYHKGNYFIPPGMSATKHLFPNILDGINLDESGWRITAPEMQFTFQGRVLEGECAIVDSTPRRAQPLFEGFRVADEPNLSLGAVMLMRFKS, from the coding sequence TTGATAGAGCAACTCAAACTTGATTTCTCTTCTAGAGAAGTCAGCAGCAGGGTGAATCCGCTTGCACTGTTCGCGAAGCTAAATGGGGCAACGTCACCAGAAAGAGCCATGAAGGACCTGTGCCGTCGGGCCCGTCTGTACTGCCACATGCACGAGCCGCCCTTTGGCCTGATGAACGTCACCAGGATGCTTAAAGTAGAGGTTGAGCGCAGTAAGCATCTTCCAGCCAAGATTCGTGGCCGTCTAGAACGGCGCGCAACCGGATACGTGATCGTCGTCAATGAGTATTTATCATGGCGGCGATTGAGGAGCACGGTAGCTCATGAGCTGGGGCATGTTCTTCTGTACCGCTCTTTAAGTCGCCATCCTGAAGCAATCAGCGCCTTGCGGGAACCGGAACAATGGGCACATGTGGAAGCCTTATGCGATTTGGCCGCCGCTGAGCTACTGATGCCTCTGGACGATCTTTGGGGATTTGCTTTCCCCGACATATTGAGTGTCTACAACTCGGAACTTCATATGAGTCTCTACGATCGGTATTTGGTTTCGTACACAGCTCTTTTCAAGCGGCATCTGGACTTGGGGGTAGACTTAGTTTTACTCTGGCGCGCCATTCCCAGCACCATGCTGACTTGGCGAATCTCGTCTGCCTACCACAAGGGGAACTATTTCATCCCCCCAGGAATGAGTGCCACGAAACACCTGTTTCCCAATATCTTGGACGGCATAAATCTCGATGAGAGTGGGTGGCGGATCACTGCACCTGAGATGCAATTCACCTTCCAAGGACGCGTTTTGGAAGGTGAATGTGCAATCGTGGACTCTACGCCACGACGGGCTCAGCCTCTTTTTGAGGGTTTCCGGGTAGCTGATGAACCCAATCTTTCCCTCGGAGCCGTCATGCTGATGAGGTTTAAATCATAA
- a CDS encoding class I SAM-dependent DNA methyltransferase, whose translation MQPHEFAQRWRERAPTVSERAGYQDHWRDLCQLAQHPTPSEAGLGQDYTFERHVKKVGTKDSGFADVFKAGFFIAEYKGLGANLGKALQQATLYARELGNPPLIITSDMSVIEVNTNFTGTSPKTYRVTLDDIERDAKVSGSDLTAMQVLRAALHDPAALDPRLARERITQDATRRIGQVAQSLLSRDHERTQVAHFLMRVVFAMFAEDVGLLERGLLTKVLLRAKQYPERSQGYFQELFTAMQHGGEFWGSDVRHFNGGLFDDGFALPVTAPDADALVAAAKLDWAEVEPAIFGTLFEDSLDAKTRSQRGAHYTSVPDIERVVDPVLMLDLNREWEGVKAETAKLAAMRSGQRHAVTQLQAFQGRLGAVHVLDPACGSGNFLYVALKKLLDLEHEVRLTAFEYGAGDFDLPPLVHPRQTLGIEVEPFAHELASITLWIGYFQWKRAHGGDWPTPVLERLTNIQHHDALLNEDGSEFAWPAAEYIVGNPPFLGDKMMNQRLGSEYTATLRQTYGDRLPGQSDLVCYWPEKARAAIEAGTTRRAGFVATNSIRGGKNRTVLERIKTTGDIFMAWPDEPWLQDGAAVRVSLFGFDRGQEQEHLLNGQRVPSINADLSARADVNQAKPLAENANISFIGTQKGGAFDIPGELAKQWLNLPNPDGVRNADVLKPWVNGMDLIRRPSGKWVIDFAQMDQIEAAQYLLPFEYVEKHIKAGRLNLRRSNHVTYWWRHQESRPGMRQKLAGLPRFIGIPRVAKHLLPVWITAGTLPDSQVVVIAREDEFAFGVLNSSLHKVWGRAQGTYMGVGNDLRYTPSTCFETFPFPQPSDAQRAEIEKWAKYVVQVREHLLAQDPKATLTGLYNAVADLRQQPDATHAASALVNAHERLDQAVAAAYGWDWPLSEDEVLSRLLALNLERAAGQTP comes from the coding sequence ATGCAACCCCACGAGTTTGCCCAACGCTGGCGTGAGCGTGCCCCCACCGTTTCTGAACGCGCAGGCTACCAGGACCACTGGCGAGACCTCTGCCAACTCGCCCAACACCCCACCCCAAGCGAGGCCGGACTCGGTCAGGACTACACCTTCGAGCGACACGTCAAGAAAGTCGGCACCAAAGACAGTGGTTTCGCCGACGTCTTCAAAGCTGGGTTCTTCATCGCCGAATACAAGGGGCTGGGTGCGAATCTCGGCAAGGCCTTGCAGCAGGCGACCCTCTACGCCCGCGAGCTGGGCAACCCGCCGCTGATCATCACCTCGGACATGAGCGTCATTGAGGTCAACACCAACTTCACTGGCACCAGCCCCAAGACCTACCGCGTCACCCTGGACGACATCGAGCGCGACGCCAAAGTCAGCGGCTCCGATCTGACAGCCATGCAGGTGCTGCGGGCGGCCCTACACGACCCGGCGGCGCTCGATCCTCGCCTGGCCCGCGAGCGCATCACCCAGGACGCCACTCGCCGCATCGGCCAGGTTGCTCAGTCGCTGCTGAGCCGGGACCACGAGCGCACTCAGGTGGCCCACTTCCTGATGCGGGTGGTGTTCGCCATGTTCGCTGAGGATGTCGGCCTCTTGGAGCGCGGGCTGCTCACCAAGGTGTTACTGAGAGCTAAGCAATATCCCGAGCGCTCGCAAGGCTACTTTCAAGAACTGTTCACAGCCATGCAGCACGGTGGCGAGTTCTGGGGCAGCGACGTGCGGCACTTCAACGGCGGCCTGTTCGACGACGGCTTCGCTCTCCCCGTGACTGCGCCGGACGCCGACGCGCTGGTGGCCGCCGCCAAACTGGACTGGGCGGAAGTAGAACCGGCCATTTTCGGCACGCTCTTTGAGGACAGCCTGGACGCCAAGACGCGCAGCCAGCGCGGGGCGCACTACACCTCGGTGCCGGACATTGAGCGGGTCGTCGATCCGGTATTGATGCTTGACCTCAACCGGGAGTGGGAAGGCGTTAAGGCGGAGACTGCCAAATTGGCGGCAATGCGGAGTGGGCAACGCCATGCTGTCACTCAACTCCAGGCTTTCCAGGGGCGGTTGGGCGCGGTGCATGTGCTTGATCCGGCTTGTGGGTCAGGGAATTTCCTGTATGTGGCGCTCAAGAAGCTGCTGGACCTGGAGCACGAGGTGCGGCTGACGGCCTTCGAATACGGAGCGGGGGATTTTGATCTGCCGCCGCTGGTGCATCCGAGGCAGACGCTGGGCATCGAGGTCGAACCGTTCGCGCATGAACTGGCGAGTATCACGCTGTGGATCGGCTACTTCCAGTGGAAGCGGGCGCACGGAGGGGACTGGCCAACCCCAGTGCTGGAGCGGCTGACGAACATTCAACACCACGATGCGCTGCTCAACGAAGACGGCAGCGAGTTTGCGTGGCCAGCAGCGGAATACATCGTTGGGAACCCGCCGTTCTTGGGTGACAAGATGATGAATCAACGCCTAGGCAGCGAGTACACCGCCACACTGCGCCAGACTTATGGTGACCGCCTACCTGGGCAGAGCGACTTGGTTTGCTACTGGCCCGAGAAGGCGCGAGCCGCCATCGAGGCCGGAACGACGAGGCGGGCAGGCTTCGTCGCCACCAACAGCATCCGAGGCGGCAAGAATCGCACAGTGCTGGAGCGCATCAAGACGACGGGCGACATCTTCATGGCCTGGCCAGACGAACCTTGGCTGCAAGACGGCGCGGCGGTGCGGGTGAGCTTGTTCGGATTTGATCGAGGTCAGGAGCAAGAACACCTGCTCAATGGACAACGGGTGCCAAGCATCAACGCTGATCTCAGTGCCCGGGCTGACGTCAATCAGGCCAAGCCCCTGGCAGAGAACGCGAACATCAGTTTTATCGGTACTCAGAAAGGCGGAGCTTTTGACATCCCTGGGGAGCTGGCAAAGCAGTGGTTGAATCTTCCGAATCCGGATGGAGTCAGGAATGCGGATGTCCTCAAACCTTGGGTTAACGGTATGGATTTGATTCGCAGGCCCAGCGGCAAATGGGTTATTGATTTCGCGCAGATGGATCAGATTGAAGCGGCTCAGTATTTATTACCGTTCGAGTACGTTGAGAAGCACATCAAAGCCGGACGTCTAAATCTACGCCGATCAAATCATGTGACCTACTGGTGGCGACATCAAGAGTCGCGGCCAGGCATGCGCCAAAAGCTTGCTGGTTTACCACGATTCATTGGTATCCCGAGAGTAGCCAAACATCTGCTTCCAGTCTGGATTACAGCAGGGACACTTCCGGACAGCCAAGTCGTGGTCATTGCACGTGAAGACGAGTTCGCATTCGGGGTACTCAATTCAAGTCTCCACAAAGTCTGGGGACGTGCACAGGGGACTTATATGGGTGTTGGTAATGATCTTCGCTACACCCCATCAACCTGCTTCGAGACGTTCCCCTTCCCTCAGCCTTCCGATGCTCAACGGGCTGAGATCGAGAAGTGGGCGAAGTATGTAGTGCAGGTACGCGAGCATCTCTTAGCGCAAGACCCGAAGGCGACGCTGACTGGGCTTTACAACGCCGTCGCGGACCTACGCCAGCAGCCCGATGCTACTCATGCAGCTTCCGCTCTGGTCAACGCCCACGAACGGCTCGACCAGGCGGTGGCCGCTGCTTACGGCTGGGACTGGCCGCTCTCCGAAGACGAAGTGCTCTCGCGGTTGCTGGCACTAAATCTTGAGCGGGCCGCCGGGCAAACACCCTGA
- a CDS encoding uracil phosphoribosyltransferase has protein sequence MSLHKLEGTYYEAYKNQVRDAQAPTSSLPPVLAQLGRQVAAAIMADALTTATNVSLTTPQGKTVTGPIPKLPQTLVITTKEERSHLGVPIQQELGALYTGYLSFGNIRGNAVLTAKPVEAAWPVIEEQLKLLVIAKSVLASGCTALALAQNAIARFQPAQVIIASIFYSDEGISQMQSALPNVRIYVLGEADYLTKDGMLEPGVGLLEERLPGDVAPLFDEVPALVAAHSAPDKLMQEALRHIDELEKQGLSKPTSLEAYGLAVHYVNQFVAAQSTGLGSPFDLVSSLSLGEAEATLQAIRHPSGRRNSP, from the coding sequence ATGTCTCTTCATAAATTGGAAGGCACTTATTACGAGGCATACAAGAATCAAGTGCGCGATGCTCAAGCTCCCACTAGCAGCTTACCTCCAGTCTTAGCCCAGTTGGGCCGCCAGGTAGCTGCTGCCATTATGGCAGATGCCCTTACTACTGCCACAAATGTTTCTCTTACAACACCCCAGGGGAAAACGGTCACAGGACCAATACCCAAGCTTCCCCAGACACTTGTCATCACTACTAAAGAGGAGCGCTCTCACTTGGGCGTGCCCATCCAGCAGGAGCTTGGTGCTCTTTACACTGGTTACCTATCCTTCGGAAATATCCGTGGGAATGCAGTACTCACTGCCAAGCCTGTCGAAGCGGCTTGGCCTGTAATAGAGGAACAGCTCAAATTGCTTGTCATCGCCAAATCTGTGTTGGCATCGGGCTGTACTGCCCTGGCACTCGCTCAGAATGCGATCGCCCGCTTTCAGCCTGCGCAGGTGATAATCGCGTCAATCTTTTACTCTGATGAAGGCATCTCCCAGATGCAGTCGGCTCTTCCAAACGTGAGAATCTATGTTTTAGGTGAGGCAGATTATCTGACCAAGGACGGCATGCTGGAACCCGGTGTTGGGCTACTGGAAGAACGCCTTCCTGGCGATGTCGCACCCCTGTTTGACGAGGTACCTGCACTTGTGGCTGCGCACTCTGCCCCAGACAAACTTATGCAGGAAGCCTTACGACACATCGACGAGCTGGAAAAGCAAGGGCTCAGTAAACCGACATCTCTTGAGGCATACGGACTAGCTGTGCACTATGTCAACCAGTTCGTTGCCGCTCAATCTACCGGCCTAGGTTCACCGTTTGACCTGGTATCCAGCCTGAGTTTGGGAGAAGCCGAAGCCACTCTACAGGCCATCCGTCATCCTTCTGGTCGAAGGAATTCCCCTTGA